A genomic region of Catalinimonas niigatensis contains the following coding sequences:
- a CDS encoding type II toxin-antitoxin system HicA family toxin: protein MKYKEVIKVIENDGWAVSRQRGSYRVYKHSSKKGIVIIAAHRLADEVPPGTLSAILKQAGLK, encoded by the coding sequence ATGAAGTACAAAGAGGTTATTAAAGTGATAGAAAATGATGGTTGGGCTGTATCAAGACAGAGAGGAAGTTATAGAGTATACAAGCACTCAAGTAAAAAAGGCATCGTCATTATAGCAGCCCATAGGCTTGCCGACGAAGTGCCTCCCGGTACACTCAGTGCCATCTTGAAACAGGCAGGATTGAAGTAA
- a CDS encoding type II toxin-antitoxin system HicB family antitoxin has product MRKYLIVYEKSKDGYSAYVPDLGGCTSAGATREEVEANIIEAINLYIETLKEDGLPIPEAFSYGENLVFHQI; this is encoded by the coding sequence ATGAGAAAATATTTGATTGTATATGAGAAATCTAAAGATGGTTACTCTGCCTATGTGCCGGATTTAGGAGGTTGTACCAGTGCAGGTGCTACCAGAGAAGAGGTTGAAGCGAACATCATTGAAGCTATTAATCTTTATATAGAGACTTTGAAAGAAGATGGACTGCCTATTCCGGAAGCTTTTTCTTATGGAGAAAATCTTGTGTTTCATCAAATATGA
- a CDS encoding DUF2281 domain-containing protein has protein sequence MKTAEIKSLLHERIEQLTASQLKQLNDMLNEKFPKKRQLGTMPGLVKYMAPDFDEPLEDFNEYMSDQHPEK, from the coding sequence ATGAAAACAGCAGAGATCAAATCCCTTTTACATGAGCGTATTGAGCAATTGACAGCTTCTCAGTTAAAGCAATTGAATGACATGTTGAACGAGAAGTTTCCTAAAAAACGCCAATTAGGAACCATGCCCGGACTAGTTAAGTACATGGCTCCTGACTTTGACGAGCCTTTGGAAGATTTCAACGAATACATGTCCGATCAGCATCCTGAAAAATGA
- a CDS encoding ATP-grasp domain-containing protein, translated as MQPLKPMKKCAFLSMDSLDGFVSYDRLAFEPLQTLGWKVEEISWRKKEVDWSQYEAVIIRTTWDYQDDPQAFMKVLEDIETSKAQLQNSLELVRWNLAKTYLKELEEKGIAIVPTLWDQKFSVENFKSWAKELETQELIVKPIISANADFTYRLPINSPETALKNIAPDFQQRPFMVQPFMKSIVEEGEYSLFFFGGTYSHTVLKQPKSQDFRVQEEHGGKIVAIEANAQLLKAAYRVMEAISPQPLYARVDLVRDQQGQFVLIEVELIEPSLYFQYCEKSPALFAQALNASIH; from the coding sequence ATGCAACCATTGAAACCCATGAAGAAGTGTGCTTTTCTGAGCATGGACAGCCTGGATGGCTTTGTCAGTTACGATCGTTTGGCTTTTGAACCCCTACAGACATTAGGCTGGAAAGTGGAAGAAATTTCCTGGAGGAAAAAAGAGGTCGACTGGAGTCAGTATGAAGCAGTGATCATACGCACCACCTGGGATTATCAGGATGATCCGCAGGCCTTTATGAAGGTGTTGGAAGACATTGAAACTTCCAAAGCCCAACTGCAGAACAGCCTGGAACTGGTACGCTGGAACCTTGCCAAAACTTATCTAAAAGAATTGGAAGAGAAAGGGATTGCTATTGTACCTACCCTTTGGGATCAAAAATTTAGCGTAGAGAATTTTAAAAGCTGGGCTAAAGAACTGGAAACTCAGGAACTGATTGTCAAACCGATCATCAGTGCCAATGCCGATTTTACATACCGCCTTCCAATCAATAGCCCGGAGACAGCACTTAAAAACATTGCTCCGGATTTTCAGCAACGTCCTTTTATGGTGCAGCCTTTCATGAAAAGTATTGTGGAGGAAGGAGAATATTCGCTTTTCTTTTTCGGCGGAACGTACAGCCATACGGTACTTAAACAACCTAAATCACAGGATTTCAGGGTGCAGGAAGAACACGGAGGAAAGATAGTAGCAATAGAAGCCAATGCACAACTGCTAAAAGCTGCCTATAGGGTCATGGAAGCCATAAGTCCTCAGCCACTGTACGCCCGGGTAGATTTAGTCAGAGACCAGCAAGGACAGTTTGTGCTGATAGAGGTAGAATTGATAGAACCTTCTTTATATTTTCAATATTGTGAAAAATCTCCGGCACTTTTTGCTCAGGCTTTAAATGCCAGTATACACTAA
- the trpB gene encoding tryptophan synthase subunit beta, whose product MEVKDIQHSPYNVNERGYYGQFGGAFIPEMLHPNIEELQQNYLQIIAEPEFQQQFRKLLRDYVGRPTPLYFAERFSEKFGANIYFKREDLCHTGAHKVNNTIGQILLARKLNKKFIIAETGAGQHGVATATVCALMGMPCKVFMGSVDMQRQKPNVERMRILGAEVIPAESGSKTLKDATNEAMRHWINNPKDSHYIIGSVVGPHPYPDMVARFQSVISEEIKWQLKEQTGSENPDYVIACVGGGSNAAGAYYHYFDEENVKLIAVEAAGEGVASGRSAATTALGKPGILHGSRTLLMQTDDGQVTEPHSISAGLDYPGIGPMHANLFDTGRGTFYNVTDDESMKAGILLSRLEGIIPAIESAHAIGALHQMSLKPEDVVVISLSGRGDKDLETYIKWGKY is encoded by the coding sequence ATGGAAGTAAAAGATATTCAGCACAGTCCTTATAATGTCAATGAGAGAGGATATTATGGCCAGTTTGGTGGCGCTTTTATCCCTGAAATGCTGCACCCTAATATTGAAGAGCTACAGCAAAATTATTTGCAGATCATCGCTGAGCCTGAGTTTCAGCAGCAGTTCCGCAAGCTACTCAGGGATTATGTAGGCCGCCCTACGCCGCTTTATTTTGCAGAGCGTTTCTCCGAAAAGTTTGGTGCCAATATCTACTTCAAAAGAGAAGATCTTTGCCATACCGGAGCGCATAAGGTGAACAATACCATCGGACAAATCCTTCTGGCCAGAAAGCTGAACAAAAAATTCATCATTGCCGAAACCGGTGCCGGACAGCATGGCGTGGCTACCGCTACCGTCTGTGCCCTGATGGGGATGCCCTGCAAAGTATTCATGGGTTCAGTAGATATGCAAAGGCAAAAGCCTAACGTGGAGCGTATGCGCATTTTGGGTGCAGAAGTGATTCCTGCTGAATCAGGCAGTAAAACCCTCAAAGATGCGACCAACGAGGCTATGCGCCACTGGATCAACAATCCTAAAGACAGTCATTACATCATTGGCTCTGTCGTAGGTCCTCATCCCTATCCCGACATGGTGGCCCGCTTTCAGTCAGTGATTAGCGAGGAAATTAAGTGGCAGTTGAAAGAACAGACAGGTTCTGAAAATCCTGATTATGTGATCGCCTGCGTAGGTGGAGGAAGCAATGCTGCCGGGGCTTACTATCATTATTTTGACGAGGAAAATGTCAAGCTCATTGCCGTAGAAGCTGCCGGTGAAGGCGTAGCTTCCGGTCGCTCTGCTGCCACTACGGCTTTGGGTAAGCCGGGCATACTGCATGGCAGCCGCACTTTGCTTATGCAAACGGATGACGGACAGGTGACCGAACCTCATTCTATCTCTGCGGGTCTGGACTATCCGGGTATAGGACCCATGCATGCTAACCTTTTTGATACCGGACGCGGTACTTTCTACAATGTGACCGACGATGAATCCATGAAAGCGGGCATTCTGCTGAGCCGTCTGGAAGGTATTATTCCTGCCATTGAATCTGCCCATGCCATTGGGGCCCTGCATCAGATGAGTCTGAAACCTGAGGATGTGGTGGTGATCAGCCTTTCCGGTCGCGGAGATAAAGACCTGGAGACGTACATTAAGTGGGGAAAATACTGA
- a CDS encoding phosphoribosylanthranilate isomerase produces MKFSHNMHKVARMKPDYLGFIFYEKSRRYMADTLHPKDLQELPRQIRKVGVFVDATTQEMLKQAKKYQLDLLQLHGQESAEQCEEIKKAGFKVIKVFSIGQQDFDFAQLDAYKPHVSYFLFDTAGEHPGGNGETFDWGQLRRYDQEVPFFLSGGISLDNVPQLRELSFFNIHAIDVNSRFEIEPGLKDVNLVQKLKDKLYGRDERKPERLPFSLRRKKQ; encoded by the coding sequence ATGAAATTTTCGCACAACATGCACAAGGTGGCGCGGATGAAACCAGATTACCTGGGATTTATCTTTTATGAAAAATCCCGCCGCTATATGGCAGATACGCTTCATCCTAAAGATTTGCAGGAGTTGCCCAGACAAATCAGAAAAGTGGGCGTATTTGTCGATGCTACTACCCAGGAAATGCTGAAGCAGGCTAAAAAATATCAGCTTGACCTATTGCAATTGCATGGACAGGAGAGTGCCGAGCAGTGCGAGGAGATCAAAAAAGCAGGCTTCAAAGTTATCAAGGTATTCAGCATAGGGCAGCAGGATTTTGATTTTGCCCAACTTGATGCTTATAAGCCTCATGTCAGTTATTTTCTTTTTGACACGGCCGGTGAGCATCCGGGAGGCAATGGAGAAACTTTTGATTGGGGACAACTACGCCGCTATGATCAGGAGGTTCCTTTCTTTCTGAGTGGTGGCATCAGCCTGGATAATGTACCTCAGTTGAGAGAGCTTTCTTTTTTTAATATTCATGCCATTGATGTCAACAGCCGCTTTGAGATAGAACCCGGTCTCAAAGATGTGAACCTGGTACAAAAGCTTAAAGATAAGTTGTATGGAAGAGACGAAAGGAAACCAGAGAGGCTTCCGTTTTCATTACGCCGGAAAAAACAGTAA
- the trpA gene encoding tryptophan synthase subunit alpha — translation MIQTTNRIDQLFQEKQGNILSVYYTAGFPELEDTVRIAQYLQEAGADLIEIGMPFSDPLADGPTIQQSGTQALENGMTIKKLFEQIKDIRSTVNIPIILMGYLNPAMQYGLEKFCQQCQQVGIDALILPDLPMQEYLEEYKELFESYGLYNIFLISPQTSEARIRLIDENTHGFIYMVSSASITGAKSGISEEQVAYFKRVQAMQLKHPTLIGFGISNHETFSKACEYASGAIIGSAFIKVVEHSKDLKSDVKKYVKEVKNE, via the coding sequence ATGATTCAAACGACCAACCGCATAGACCAACTTTTTCAGGAGAAGCAGGGAAACATTCTTTCTGTATATTATACCGCAGGTTTTCCTGAACTGGAAGATACAGTTCGCATTGCCCAATATTTACAGGAAGCCGGTGCCGACCTGATAGAGATAGGTATGCCTTTTTCCGACCCTCTGGCCGACGGCCCCACCATTCAGCAGAGTGGCACACAAGCACTTGAAAACGGGATGACGATCAAAAAACTGTTTGAGCAGATCAAAGACATTCGCTCTACCGTGAATATCCCTATTATCCTGATGGGCTACCTGAATCCGGCGATGCAGTACGGGCTGGAAAAATTCTGCCAGCAATGCCAGCAGGTAGGCATAGACGCCCTTATTCTCCCTGATCTGCCCATGCAGGAGTATCTGGAAGAGTACAAAGAGCTGTTTGAATCTTATGGGCTGTATAATATTTTCCTGATCTCTCCACAAACTTCCGAAGCGCGCATCCGGCTGATTGATGAAAATACGCATGGGTTTATTTATATGGTGTCCTCGGCCAGCATTACCGGAGCCAAAAGCGGCATTAGCGAAGAGCAGGTGGCTTACTTTAAGCGGGTGCAGGCGATGCAACTTAAGCATCCTACGCTGATTGGTTTTGGTATTTCCAATCATGAAACCTTCAGTAAAGCTTGTGAGTACGCCAGTGGTGCGATCATAGGCAGCGCCTTCATCAAGGTAGTGGAGCACAGCAAGGACCTGAAAAGTGATGTGAAAAAGTATGTGAAAGAAGTGAAAAACGAATGA
- the ctlX gene encoding citrulline utilization hydrolase CtlX: protein MQQLTDTILMIRPVKFGYNAETAENNLYQKKLEAQSPAEIQQQALAEFNQFVEKLRAAGVNVITIDDTIEPSKTDSIFPNNWISTHEDGTVVTYPMWAVSRRLERREDIIDTLKSMGYQVGRRLDYSTFEAQEQYLEGTGSMILDREHQIAYACVSPRTHKDLFAAFCKEFGFKPVIFTASQTTAEDSLCEIYHTNVMMSVGENIAILCDEAIRDAQERKMVIQTLQETGKEIVFITEAQCNQFAGNMLQVKSQTDKKLLVMSEQAYRSLTEAQVRQIEKHTDILYSPLNVIETCGGGSARCMMAEVFLPKS from the coding sequence ATGCAACAACTCACCGATACCATTCTCATGATCAGGCCGGTTAAGTTTGGCTACAATGCCGAAACAGCGGAGAACAATCTCTACCAGAAAAAGCTGGAAGCCCAAAGCCCGGCAGAGATTCAGCAGCAGGCTTTAGCAGAATTCAATCAGTTTGTAGAAAAACTCAGGGCTGCCGGAGTCAATGTCATTACTATAGATGATACCATAGAACCGAGCAAGACAGATTCTATCTTTCCTAACAACTGGATTTCCACGCACGAAGATGGTACTGTAGTCACTTATCCCATGTGGGCGGTAAGTCGCAGGCTGGAGCGGCGGGAAGATATCATAGATACGCTAAAAAGCATGGGCTATCAGGTAGGGCGCAGACTCGACTATTCTACCTTTGAAGCGCAGGAGCAATACCTGGAAGGTACCGGAAGTATGATTTTGGACCGGGAGCATCAGATCGCTTATGCCTGTGTATCTCCCCGAACCCACAAAGATTTGTTTGCAGCTTTTTGCAAAGAATTTGGCTTCAAGCCAGTGATTTTTACCGCTTCACAAACGACTGCCGAAGATAGTTTGTGTGAGATTTACCACACCAATGTGATGATGAGTGTGGGAGAGAACATTGCCATTCTTTGTGATGAAGCCATTCGTGATGCGCAGGAAAGAAAGATGGTCATTCAAACATTGCAAGAGACGGGTAAAGAAATTGTATTTATTACGGAAGCGCAGTGCAATCAGTTTGCTGGTAATATGCTTCAGGTAAAAAGTCAAACAGATAAAAAGTTGCTGGTGATGTCGGAGCAGGCTTATCGTTCGTTGACAGAGGCTCAGGTCAGGCAGATAGAAAAGCACACAGACATCCTCTACAGCCCTCTGAATGTCATTGAAACCTGTGGAGGAGGGAGCGCCCGCTGTATGATGGCCGAAGTTTTTTTACCTAAATCATAA
- a CDS encoding type II toxin-antitoxin system VapC family toxin: MKYLLDTNALLWVLENNHLLTKKAKNAIVNDRNDIYVSIVSLWEIAIKLSIRKLELTKTLNEIIEEMSRQFLHVLPISVDAIRKIQMLPFHHRDPFDRIIIAQAQADNLIIITKDQQFDHYDIKILW; the protein is encoded by the coding sequence ATGAAATATCTCCTTGATACAAATGCTCTTTTGTGGGTTCTGGAGAATAATCATCTTCTTACAAAAAAAGCAAAGAATGCGATTGTCAATGACCGGAATGATATCTATGTAAGTATTGTAAGTTTATGGGAAATTGCTATTAAGCTTAGTATTAGAAAACTAGAGCTAACAAAAACATTGAACGAAATTATTGAGGAAATGAGCAGGCAGTTTTTGCATGTATTGCCTATAAGTGTGGATGCTATCCGAAAGATACAAATGCTGCCTTTTCATCACAGAGATCCATTTGATAGAATAATCATTGCACAGGCTCAAGCTGATAATCTTATCATTATTACTAAAGATCAACAGTTTGATCATTATGATATTAAAATACTCTGGTAA
- a CDS encoding alpha-L-fucosidase produces MKSIFLLLSFCLYIFSLPLLAQAPEPYGPLPSERQLAWQDLEYYAFVHFNMNTFTDMEWGYGDESPELFNPTQLDCRQWARVAKQAGMKGIILTAKHHDGFCLWPSEYTEHSVKNSPWKNGQGDVLQELREACDEYGLEMGVYLSPWDRNHPDYGKPEYLDYFRNQLRELLTQYGDIFEVWFDGANGGDGYYGGANEVRKIDHKTYYDWENTYKIVRELQPMAVLFSDAGPDVRWVGTEEGFANKTNWSLLRRDEAWPGWPHYLELRSGHEDGTHWLPAEVNTSTRPGWYYHESEDHKVKTLPELLDIYYHSIGRNGTFLLNFPLDTRGLIHEQDSAQVIQLAEQIKKDFANNLALKKSVEASQVRNGESTYAADKVNDNDLETYWATDDNVTSASLTIDLGKPTFINRFLVQEYIPLGQRVKAFTVEGWQNGQWQPIAKETTIGYKRILRFPDVEVSKVRFTVTESKACPLISNLELYRAPKVLSEPRILRNKEGVVEIISPDQDAKVYYTTNGQEPTANSTAYAKPFNFAKKGTVKAIIIDERTKKSSPLASVDFDISKADWKLIQPKGKAEEINAIWDGKASTQWGVEEVAIPNEWIIDLAKSYHLKGLTYLPDQSRYAAGIISNYEVYVSEDGKNWGKAVAQGEFSNIRNNPIEQQINFPTKAGRFVKFVAIKTVDDQDGVKAAEIGVITE; encoded by the coding sequence ATGAAATCTATATTCCTACTTCTTTCTTTTTGCTTATACATATTTTCTTTACCGCTTCTGGCACAAGCTCCGGAACCTTACGGCCCTCTTCCTTCCGAGCGACAACTGGCCTGGCAGGATCTGGAATATTATGCCTTTGTTCATTTTAATATGAATACTTTTACGGACATGGAATGGGGCTATGGAGATGAGTCTCCTGAATTGTTCAATCCTACCCAACTGGATTGCCGGCAGTGGGCCAGAGTTGCCAAGCAGGCTGGGATGAAAGGGATCATTCTCACTGCAAAACACCATGATGGCTTTTGCCTCTGGCCTTCAGAATACACCGAACATTCAGTCAAAAACTCACCCTGGAAAAATGGCCAGGGCGATGTACTTCAGGAACTTAGAGAAGCCTGTGATGAATATGGTCTGGAAATGGGCGTATACCTCTCGCCCTGGGACAGAAACCATCCTGATTATGGCAAACCGGAGTATCTGGATTATTTCAGAAACCAGCTCCGGGAACTCCTGACCCAATACGGCGATATTTTTGAAGTGTGGTTTGATGGTGCCAACGGGGGTGACGGTTATTATGGCGGAGCCAATGAAGTGCGCAAGATTGATCATAAAACCTATTATGACTGGGAAAATACCTATAAGATCGTCAGAGAACTGCAGCCTATGGCGGTACTTTTTAGCGATGCCGGACCGGATGTACGTTGGGTAGGTACGGAAGAGGGTTTCGCCAACAAAACCAACTGGAGCCTGCTACGCAGAGATGAAGCCTGGCCCGGATGGCCCCATTATCTGGAGCTGCGCTCCGGTCATGAAGATGGTACCCATTGGCTGCCTGCTGAGGTAAATACTTCTACCCGTCCCGGCTGGTATTACCATGAATCCGAAGACCATAAGGTCAAAACCCTGCCCGAACTGCTGGATATCTACTACCATAGCATCGGCCGTAATGGTACTTTTCTGCTGAACTTTCCGTTAGATACCCGCGGACTGATCCATGAGCAGGACTCCGCCCAAGTGATTCAACTGGCTGAGCAAATCAAAAAAGATTTTGCCAATAACCTGGCACTTAAAAAGTCTGTAGAAGCCAGCCAGGTGAGAAATGGAGAATCCACTTATGCAGCTGACAAAGTCAATGACAATGATCTGGAAACCTACTGGGCTACCGATGATAATGTGACCTCAGCTTCCCTGACGATTGATCTGGGTAAGCCTACGTTTATCAATCGCTTTCTAGTGCAGGAATATATTCCGCTGGGCCAGAGGGTCAAAGCTTTTACGGTAGAAGGCTGGCAGAATGGACAGTGGCAACCTATCGCTAAAGAAACTACCATTGGCTACAAACGAATTCTGCGCTTTCCCGATGTGGAGGTTTCCAAAGTACGTTTCACTGTAACTGAATCCAAAGCCTGTCCTCTGATTTCCAATCTGGAATTATACAGAGCGCCTAAAGTGCTGAGTGAGCCAAGAATTCTGAGAAACAAAGAAGGTGTGGTAGAAATTATCTCTCCCGACCAGGATGCTAAAGTGTACTACACCACCAATGGTCAGGAACCTACTGCAAACTCTACCGCTTATGCTAAGCCTTTTAACTTTGCAAAAAAAGGCACAGTGAAAGCGATCATCATTGACGAAAGAACTAAAAAAAGCAGTCCACTAGCTTCGGTTGACTTTGACATCAGCAAAGCGGATTGGAAGCTCATTCAACCCAAGGGCAAAGCCGAAGAAATAAACGCGATCTGGGATGGCAAAGCATCTACCCAATGGGGTGTGGAAGAGGTTGCTATTCCAAATGAATGGATCATTGACCTGGCAAAAAGTTATCATCTAAAAGGTCTAACGTATTTGCCGGATCAGAGCAGATATGCAGCGGGTATTATCTCTAATTATGAAGTTTATGTGAGTGAAGATGGCAAAAACTGGGGAAAGGCAGTAGCGCAAGGGGAATTTTCCAACATCCGCAACAATCCCATTGAGCAGCAGATCAACTTTCCGACCAAAGCCGGACGTTTTGTGAAATTTGTAGCCATCAAAACCGTAGACGATCAGGATGGCGTCAAAGCCGCGGAAATTGGTGTGATTACGGAGTAA
- a CDS encoding arginine deiminase family protein: MTNHTIKVTSEIGRLRRLLIHSPDAGIGKIVPRIKEQLLYDDIVYLEKMQQEYGEYLKVLLCFLDQDKIKGKANDPTYQEASHTNSFDSDYVLKVEEMLIRILHNEDVKYLLIPSVCAIEKCGLRTQKRLLEMPPAELATTLITGILKDEQGKEDFIFAPVPNLIFTRDIGITIHDHILLSKPYEYARDREALIFKYIAHFELLKQTTRQQPDELAQQVIELQEPNPFFLSSEEETKDKSVTIEGGDVMMISPGHLLVGLSERTSVAAVDRLIEELFGTDLIRKVSVIKIPRRRAYMHIDTVFTQVKKDTWILFSPFSKKEMLAKSSKFDFSGALNSKHSEPVYHVEITQFVRLDEGNSNFSVHINRFNYLDDLMEQISREDFGAQRCDIIHSAGGEFPYSEREQWTDACNFLAVKEGVVIGYDRNVKTEEEFRKRGFAVMRSSEIIEQVENGKDIDEVVTGDTLILLPSAELSRARGGTHCMSMPLLRDDVPIMV, encoded by the coding sequence ATGACAAACCATACCATCAAAGTTACTTCTGAGATTGGCCGGCTCAGGCGTTTACTGATTCACAGCCCGGACGCCGGCATTGGCAAGATTGTACCGCGTATCAAAGAGCAATTACTATATGATGATATTGTATATCTGGAAAAAATGCAGCAGGAATATGGAGAATATCTGAAAGTACTGCTTTGTTTTCTGGATCAGGATAAGATCAAAGGAAAAGCGAATGATCCTACCTATCAGGAGGCTTCACATACCAACAGTTTTGATTCGGATTATGTGCTGAAGGTAGAGGAAATGCTCATCCGTATCTTGCATAATGAAGATGTAAAATACTTGCTTATCCCTTCGGTTTGTGCTATTGAGAAATGTGGTCTGCGAACGCAAAAACGCCTATTGGAAATGCCTCCTGCTGAACTGGCGACTACCCTGATTACCGGGATTCTGAAAGATGAACAGGGGAAAGAAGATTTTATTTTTGCCCCTGTGCCAAATCTGATCTTTACCCGTGACATTGGCATTACCATCCATGACCATATTCTGCTCAGCAAGCCTTATGAGTATGCTCGTGACCGTGAAGCACTGATTTTCAAGTACATCGCTCATTTTGAACTGCTCAAGCAGACAACCCGGCAGCAACCTGATGAACTGGCCCAGCAGGTGATAGAATTGCAGGAGCCTAATCCATTTTTCCTCTCCAGCGAAGAAGAAACCAAGGATAAATCAGTTACTATAGAAGGTGGAGATGTGATGATGATCAGCCCCGGCCATTTGCTGGTAGGTTTGAGTGAGCGCACCTCAGTAGCCGCCGTAGATCGCCTGATAGAGGAATTATTTGGCACGGATTTGATTCGGAAAGTATCAGTGATCAAAATTCCCCGTCGGAGGGCTTATATGCACATAGATACCGTATTTACGCAGGTCAAAAAAGATACCTGGATACTATTCAGTCCTTTCTCTAAAAAAGAAATGCTGGCTAAAAGCAGTAAGTTTGATTTTAGCGGAGCTTTGAATAGCAAACATTCTGAGCCGGTTTATCATGTAGAGATTACCCAGTTTGTTCGTCTGGACGAAGGAAATAGCAACTTTAGTGTACACATCAACCGGTTCAATTATCTGGATGATCTGATGGAACAAATCAGCCGGGAGGATTTTGGCGCACAGCGTTGTGATATCATTCACAGTGCCGGAGGAGAATTCCCCTACAGCGAACGTGAGCAGTGGACAGACGCCTGTAACTTCCTGGCTGTCAAAGAGGGTGTGGTGATCGGATATGACCGCAATGTGAAAACCGAAGAAGAATTCAGGAAGCGTGGTTTTGCCGTGATGCGCTCCTCAGAGATCATTGAACAGGTAGAAAATGGCAAAGACATAGATGAGGTTGTGACCGGGGATACGCTGATCCTGCTACCTTCTGCTGAACTTTCACGTGCCCGCGGTGGCACTCACTGCATGAGCATGCCCCTGCTAAGGGATGATGTGCCCATTATGGTATAA
- the trpC gene encoding indole-3-glycerol phosphate synthase TrpC: protein MNILDKIVVRKKEEISQRKAERSEDSLRKSLLFERSTFSLSEELIKKQPAIIAEFKRKSPSKGIINAEADVQQTTTGYVQAGAAALSVLTDIDFFNGSDENLQIARKHNDCPILRKDFTIDPYQITEAKALGADAILLIAAILRPEEVKQLAAYARALGLEVLLEVHNAEELQQTALDPQIVPYLNVVGVNNRNLKTFEVSIQTSIDLAQMMPKDTVKISESGISDAENIRILTEHGYQGFLVGEYFMKQADPAAACQALIQQI from the coding sequence ATGAACATACTGGATAAAATTGTTGTCCGGAAGAAGGAAGAGATCTCCCAGCGCAAAGCAGAAAGAAGTGAGGATAGCCTAAGGAAAAGTCTACTCTTTGAGCGAAGCACTTTCTCTCTGTCAGAGGAATTGATAAAAAAACAACCGGCCATTATTGCGGAGTTCAAACGCAAATCCCCTTCCAAAGGAATCATCAATGCAGAGGCTGATGTACAGCAAACCACTACGGGCTATGTGCAGGCCGGAGCTGCTGCCCTCTCGGTGCTGACTGACATAGATTTCTTCAATGGCAGCGATGAGAATCTTCAGATTGCCCGTAAGCACAACGATTGTCCCATTCTGCGCAAAGATTTTACCATTGATCCTTACCAGATTACCGAAGCCAAAGCACTAGGCGCAGATGCCATCCTGCTGATAGCGGCTATTCTTCGTCCTGAAGAAGTGAAGCAGTTGGCCGCTTATGCGCGAGCACTGGGATTAGAAGTGTTGCTGGAAGTGCATAATGCTGAGGAATTACAGCAAACTGCTCTTGATCCGCAGATCGTCCCTTATCTGAATGTGGTAGGTGTCAATAACCGCAACCTCAAAACTTTTGAGGTAAGCATACAAACTTCCATTGATCTGGCGCAAATGATGCCTAAGGATACTGTCAAAATTTCTGAGAGCGGCATCAGCGATGCTGAGAACATCCGTATCCTCACCGAACATGGCTATCAGGGCTTTTTGGTAGGCGAATATTTTATGAAACAGGCTGATCCGGCAGCAGCTTGCCAAGCTTTAATTCAACAAATCTGA